TAAGCCGCGGACAATGGGCGAGCCGGTGAAGCGTCCATTCGGGATTCGCCAAAAAAGCGAAAGGAGCCATATCCCACAGCACGCGGGCGTATCCGAAATGATCCGAACTGCATTTTACATAGATATCGTATAAAAATTGCCCAAGCTTTCCGCAAGGGAGGACATGCTCCCGTATTTCCGGCAGCGTCGTTTGCAGGTGCGAAGCTGCGCCGAAACAAGGGACGATCATAAGCGGCACGCCGCTGGCCATAACCGTCTCGAAGGCAGACTGATCCTGAAGCAGGTTGAATTCCTTCGTGTCCGGCCAATGAAACGCGTGTCCTCCTAACCAGATTACTACAATTTTGTCTATGATTCTAGAATCCGTCAGCAGGGCGGAGGCGATGTTGGTCAATGCGCCGATGGAGACGACATAAAGCGGCTCGTCGGGAGGCTGCCGCCTCGCGGCGCTTGCTATGGCTTCCGACGCCTCGCTGAGGACGGGAGCTTCGCTTGAAAAAAGAAACGATGACGCGCCTTTGTGGACGGGGACGCCGGTTTTTCCGAGCAGCGATAAAATTTCCTTGATCCTCCGGCAGCTTTTTTCGATCCCGCCTGCAGGGTTGCGGGATTTTTCGTGGCGGAAGGGAGCGGATGCAATGCCGCACGCATCAATTTCCGGGGAAAGCAAGGCGTAAACGATCGCAAACGGATCGTCGATTTCGTTGGATGTGTCGGTATCGATGAAGACGGGCAGCGGGTTTTGAGATGGAATGGCCAGTCTCGCCATCATGATCTCGTTTGAAAGCGCATATCGTTCCATGCTGGGCTTCCTCCTTTTGCAGCTTATGTCCATTGTTCCCGAATTCGGGGACCGGCATAAATGCCTTGTAGACTGCATCCCCCGAGGTTACAATGAATGTAACTTTTAAAAGGGAAAAGGAGGACTCCACCATGTCGGCCGAACCGTCCATCGAAACCAAAACGCTGAGTTCACTCAGCAAAGTATTTCCTGATGAGGATATTGCGGAGCAGCCGGTTTGCCAGGCTACGGCTCTTGCAGGCGAAACCTATTCGTTCCAGGTAGCCTACAGGGCTCAGGGTGTGACCAGAACGATTCGCGGTGTTCGAGTAAAGGTCGAATCTCGGCTCGAGCCGTTCGTTTCGGTGCGGACGGTCGGATGGGTGCCGTCGGAGCTGCCGATGTACCCGGAATACGAAGGGACGCTTCTGCGCTCTGCGCCGGGTTTGTTTCCCGATCCGCTGCTGCCCGTATCCGAGACGGAAGGGCATCTCGCCGTTCCCGGACAATGGCGGTCGCTTTGGGTCGGTGCCGAACTCGGCGGCAGCATTCCGGAAGGCGTTTATCCGATCCGCATCATGTTCGAAGCGGAGGACGGCCGGCTGCTCGGCGAAGCAGCGTTCGAACTGACGCTGCTTCCTGCGGCGCTCCCGGATCAAACGCTCATTCACACCGAATGGTTTCACGCGGATTGTTTAGCCGTCCATTACAACGTCGAGGTCTTCGGCGAAGAGCATTGGAGGCTGATGGAAGCATACGCAGACGCCGCTACCCGGCATGGCGTGAACATGCTGCTTACCCCGTTGTTTACACCGCCTCTCGATACGAAAGTCGGCGGGGAAAGGCCGACCGTGCAGCTCATCGATGTGATCAAAAACGGGGAGTCGTATTCGTTTGGCTTCGGGAAGCTGCGAAGATGGGTGGAGATGTGCGGCCGGGTCGGCATCCGTTATTTGGAAATGTCCCATCTGTTCACGCAGTGGGGCGCCAAACACGCGCCCAAGATTGTCGCTGCAGAGGACGGACAGCCCGTAAAGCTATTCGGCTGGGAAACCGACGCTTCCTCCGATGCTTACAAAGCGTTTTTGGACGCATTTTTGCCGGAGCTCGTCGCATTTTTGAAGGAAAACGGACTTGAGCGGCGATGTTTCTTCCATATTTCGGACGAACCGCATAAGGAGCATTTGCTGTCGTACCGGAGCGCAAGAGAGTCGGTGCGCCGCCATCTGGAAGATTTCCCGATCATCGATGCGCTGTCCGACTACGACTTCTACGAGCAAGGAGACGTGCCGACGCCGATACCTGCGAGCAACAAGATCGCGCCGTTTTTGCAGGGAAACGTTGAACCTTTGTGGACGTATTACTGCTGCTCGCAGTTTCGGAAAGTGTCCAACCGGTTTTTCGCTTTCCCGTCCGCGCGCAACCGGGTAATCGGCGTACAGCTGTACAAATTCGATATAGCCGGCTTTTTACACTGGGGATATAACTTCTGGTTTACGCAGTACTCCGTATCGTCCGTCGATCCGTTTCATACGACGGATGCGGGCTGCGCCTTTCCTTCCGGAGACGCTTTTCTCGTGTATCCGGGAAAGGACGGACCGATCGAATCGATCCGCATGGAGGTGTTTTACGAGGCGCTGCAGGATCTGCGCGCTTTAAGACTGCTGGAGAGCCTGATCGGCCGCGAGGAGACGCTCCGACTGGTGGAGGAGGGACTGGCCGAGCCGCTCACCTTCGATCAATTTCCGCAGGATGCCGAATGGCTGCTCGGGTTAAGGGAGCGGGTTAACCGGAGGATACAAGAGAAGATTGTCCTCTGAGATAACGAAAAAAAAGACACCCTCGCGGTGTCTTTTGATTTTTGGGTGATTTTAACAAGAGGGGGCTATTCCAAGCTCCCTATAATAGTATTATAAATCTGGATTTATTATAAGTCTATACTTTTTGGAAAAATTTCTATATCTTTATGGATGCTGCTGCCGCGAGCGCGATGTTATATATCGGACCGGCAGCCATAACGGGGAATGGGAGAGTGGTGGAATATCCGGGAGTATAACCGTTGTTTTGCAAACGCGGCATCGATTTTATATCGGGTCGAACGTGCGCCGGTTCTCGTATTGGCGGCGGCGCTGCTCATTAGCATCCCGATCGTGCCGGGAGAGCTGTGGCTGGTTAAAACATTGATCGACCGTGTCCAGGCTTGGGCAGAGCCGGATCCGATCGGGCCGATCATAACGGCGGCAGGCTGGCTTGCCCTGCTCATGGCCGTAAACAACATCGGGATGGTGCCGATCCCGATGGCGATGACGCGGCTGATTGAAATCGGCTCGCTCGAGGAGCAGCGGCTTCTGCTGAGGAAAACGGCGCGGTTGCCGCTCGCCGCGTTGGAAAATCCCGCGATGAAGAATCTCCGCGAACGGGCGTTTCATGTTTCGCTTTATCGGATTTACGATACGGGCTGCCAAATGATGAAGCTTGTCATGCAGGCGGCGGCATTGATTGCGCTTATCCTCGCATACGGTCACTGGATTCCCGTTTTGGTCGTATGTGCCGCAGCCTTTCTGCAAATCCGCTTTTTCGGAAAGTCGGCGGAACGGCTCGAGCAATTAAACCGGGAGCAGACCGCTGCCCGCAGGCTGCTGCGATATTATGCCGATCTGATGACCAAACGCGAGGCCGCC
The window above is part of the Paenibacillus hamazuiensis genome. Proteins encoded here:
- a CDS encoding DUF4091 domain-containing protein — translated: MSAEPSIETKTLSSLSKVFPDEDIAEQPVCQATALAGETYSFQVAYRAQGVTRTIRGVRVKVESRLEPFVSVRTVGWVPSELPMYPEYEGTLLRSAPGLFPDPLLPVSETEGHLAVPGQWRSLWVGAELGGSIPEGVYPIRIMFEAEDGRLLGEAAFELTLLPAALPDQTLIHTEWFHADCLAVHYNVEVFGEEHWRLMEAYADAATRHGVNMLLTPLFTPPLDTKVGGERPTVQLIDVIKNGESYSFGFGKLRRWVEMCGRVGIRYLEMSHLFTQWGAKHAPKIVAAEDGQPVKLFGWETDASSDAYKAFLDAFLPELVAFLKENGLERRCFFHISDEPHKEHLLSYRSARESVRRHLEDFPIIDALSDYDFYEQGDVPTPIPASNKIAPFLQGNVEPLWTYYCCSQFRKVSNRFFAFPSARNRVIGVQLYKFDIAGFLHWGYNFWFTQYSVSSVDPFHTTDAGCAFPSGDAFLVYPGKDGPIESIRMEVFYEALQDLRALRLLESLIGREETLRLVEEGLAEPLTFDQFPQDAEWLLGLRERVNRRIQEKIVL
- a CDS encoding nucleoside hydrolase, translating into MERYALSNEIMMARLAIPSQNPLPVFIDTDTSNEIDDPFAIVYALLSPEIDACGIASAPFRHEKSRNPAGGIEKSCRRIKEILSLLGKTGVPVHKGASSFLFSSEAPVLSEASEAIASAARRQPPDEPLYVVSIGALTNIASALLTDSRIIDKIVVIWLGGHAFHWPDTKEFNLLQDQSAFETVMASGVPLMIVPCFGAASHLQTTLPEIREHVLPCGKLGQFLYDIYVKCSSDHFGYARVLWDMAPFAFLANPEWTLHRLAHCPRLTRDLRWSTHDKTRLVRYIYHIDRNAVFTDLFRKIRRFSGS